AGTGAACCCCAGATCATGGTACTTTTACCCATGAGCACCCTGTGGTTGGTGGTGGCTAACCCAAATGAGTGATGTGAAGTCAACCATGGAAATGACTCATATCTTATGCAGAAATGCTAATTTATGCACAGGGGTAACAGACCTCAGCGTTCCAGTTTTCTTCACAGTGCTGGGAAGGAGCTGCTGATTAGAGAACATGGAGAATTTGAGGAGACAGCGTCTGTAAGTAGGCCTTCATGCCACAGTGCATTTGAGGGCAAACCCTAGGAAGGAGATTTGTTGCTACGGCATCAGCTAATGGGGAACCAattaaacaaacaaatgaaTAAATTAAACAGATGGAGGTTGACAAGAGCAATTTGGATGATTCTTTTTGATTGAGGAACGGTAGTTCACCGACGTCATTCGAGGCTTTATTTCCTAATGATGATGCATGAAACGTTCCAAACACTATGGCGTACTCATCCTTTCATTTTACACTGATTAAGACAGCAGGAGGATATCAAAAGAGGGAATTCTCAGATACTGGATATCTGGCCATCCAGCATATACATTCACATACGTTCAATGGCCAACACTGGAAGCCAAGGGAGCCACACGACACATCTTATACTTCCTTCTTGTGTTTTCCTTTGGGGAAACTGAGAATGTGTCAGTGCTATAACTTCCATAGAGAACCAGAGAGGCTGACAGGTCTCCAGCAACCTCTCAGTATCTGTAGGCGCGCGTCAGTTCTGCCGGGAGGTGGGAAGCCAGGAAGACATGACTGAGGTGTTGCTGACTTTCAGGCAGTCTCACTATTCCAACCTGGGCCGAGATATCTGGAGCGTCGGCGGCGTAATCACAGCGTGTCAGATTGCTGATTGGATTCACTGTCAGAGTGCTAATGTGGCGAGAAAATGTGCGAGTTTCTGGAGGAAAAAGTGTACGTGACGTGAcatttgcgtgtgtgagtgcatgcttGTCTGAATACATTTCCAACCCAACTGTGGTGTCTGTACAGTGTGCTCTGTGAGTCACATGGCTGGTTGAGAGGAGATCGGTTCAGACACGCAGCCGACTTTCAGCCAAAGGCCTTATGTAACTCAGACACCTGCTTGTAGGACAGGGCTGGAAGCACAGAGATCTGCATAAAGAATGTAATTAAATATTTCTGTCACACTGACATTCATAGGTCTGAGATGAATGGATTGGAATGAGCTGGCGATGATGGATGGTGCTAGATCCACCGTCTTAAAGGAATGGAAGTATTAGATGACACAATGAAGCTGTTAGCGTATTACCTAATCCTATATACATATCCAACATCTACAGTGACTTACAGGACAGAAGCTTGGGGCCGATGAGGGTTTCTAACTAGCGTCACACTACCCCCCACTGTCCCTGGCCTCGGGATAACCAAAGCAATGAAAGAGCCCAGTGCCAGTATTGATGTGGCTATTTCCATAGCAGCATCTCATCCAAGCTCTCCGTAGTTgggtcagccccccccccctgctgtgcccccccccccccccccccccccccccccccccgtgctttCAGCCTCACTACCCTGAAACAGAGCTTGATACTGGGGTAAGACTGGAGTCATGCCGGGGTATTACGGAAGTATAATGCCAGGTTCCTATGCCAAACCCATTCTCCACTGGCCAATCAGTTGTTCCAAAATACATTCTGATGTCAATATTctaacaccacacactccaGGAAGCAATCCAGTTGTGTGGAGGGGTCAGGATGGGGTCACaaaaaggtcaggggtcagcagtCAACAAACGCACACCTAGATCCcacctggacaggaagtgagtcgTGTCTGTGTAATATTTCCTTTTTAagttttattattttataaCCAAATGTTGACAAAATATAAAAAAGTATGCAATGATGACAGcaataaaataacaatacacTTCAAACAAGCTgcagaacaaaaaaaagaacattCACAATTTTTTCCTTTACATAATATCTATCTTTTGCATTAAATACAAACAGCTAATTTGGACTAGTTTTCTATGCTTCAACCCTATAGTGAACTCCCATCACATCAACTAAATAGCAACATTAGCCTTAAGATGATGCATACAATGCCCTTGCAACATCCAAATTGCAGCAGCTACACTcatattaataaaaaaataaaagtagtTTCAGTGGAGTGCTATGTGTGATGTATGCATGTTGAACTGTCTGCTAGGGCTGTTTCAATACTACTGACACATCCTTCCTTTTGAGAAACCGCTGATCTGTCGTGGCACAATGACGATCTCTATAAAGAGGCCAATGTCACTTCACACATCCATGAGGTAAGGCTATACTTCAGGTTATTCAGGTCTATGTGTGGCAAAATGCTGGATCACTTGACTCAAATCTTCCAATAAGCTCTAAAATGTGGAAttgtaagggggggggagagcagctTTAAGACCTGCAATTACAGAACAAACGACCTTCGTTTCAAAACTCCGTCTTGGCTGTTGGCTTAGCAGCTCCTCTACTGCAGCTCTTCTAGATGAGTTTAATGCTGGGAGGATAGGGGCACAGCATCAGACCTGGAGGGGACCCAGCCTTACACATCAGACCTGGATGGATCCAGCCTTACACCTCAGACCTGGAGGGATCCAGCCTTACACCTCAGACCTGGAGGGACCCAGCCTTACACCTCAGACCTGGAGGGATCCAGCCTTACACCTCAGACCTGGAGGGACCCAGCCTTACACCTCAGACCTGGAGGGACCCAGCCTTACACCTCAGACCTGGAGGGACCCAGCCTTACACCTCAGACCTGGAGGGACCCAGCCTTACACTTCAGACCTGGAGGGACCCAGCCTTACACATCAGACCTGGATGAATCCAGCCTTACACATCAGACCTGGATGAATCCAGCCTTACACTTCAGACCTGGATGAATCCAGCCTTACACCTCAGACCTGGATGGACCCAGCCTTACACCTCAGACCTGGATGGACCCAGCCTTACACCTCAGACCTGGATGAATCCAGCCTTACACCTCAGACCTGGATGGACCCAGCCTTACACCTCAGACCTGGAGGGATCCGATCGCACCCACTCTGCTGACCCTTACTCTGAAGGGAGATGACAAAAGTGGACTACCTAAGGTCCTGCAGGAGTACAAAGTACAGTGGACCCATCTAGCAGTGTGAGCCTCAGACAACTGTGTTTCCTATAGCGTgagagctggtggaggatgcCATAGGAAGGggaccagagaggagagcagggtgggTGGAGTTCTGCCAGAGTGCTGCTCGCTGTGTTCTCAGGGGGAATGTGCAGAGTGGTTTcactgctgggctgggctggcattggtgatggaaaaaaaacatttaacttCAAAAACTCGACAGGCACATTCTTACATCTTAAAGTCTTTGCAGAAATTAGAGTCACCAACGTCACTTGAATAGTTTGACgactgggaagggggggggggggggaatgtatgtgtgtgacgtgtgcgtGGATGTATGAGGCTGTTtgtgttgtcagtgtgtgtttgaatcatGGGGCATGATGGGGGGGCAGAATggcgggggcaggaggggggggtttaGACACTGGGGGaaggctgggcctgggggtTGGCAGCAGGTGTGGCTTGTCGGGGCAGGGTGTACATGGCTCCCAGGAACTGGTCTGCGATGCGGCCTGCCTCTCGGAGCCCGCTGAGCAGAGCCCCGTGAACCGTCGCCGGGTAGTTCCTGATGGTGTGTTCTCCGGCAAAGAACAGACGAGGAACAGGCTAAGGACgggaaaaagggagaaaacgaCAAAAATCATCATCCCACTCATAAATATGAGCGTTACCATCAATCAGACATGTCAACATCAAAACAAGTAAAACATCTGGACTGGGATCGGCTGGTCTGGTCTTTTTCTAACTCTGGTATGGTCAGATATTGTGGCTTGGCCTGGATTGGTTCACACATGCTCTGGTGGTTTGGTTGGACGAGCCAACAGAAAATGTACTTCTACAGCAACTCTGCATGGCGTGGGCCAATATGGGGCCTTCTGATTGGTCCAAAATGTTGGGGCGTTGGGTTTACTTGAGGCTAGGGTCTGTATGAAGCAGCGCTGGTTAGAAGCCTGGACCCACTACTGACTAGGAAGCAGCCAATGTCTCTGTGTCACAACTACTATGAAGAAGTGGAGGTTATAGTGAACTACCAGTAAACTACTATTAAACAGCCAGTAAACTACTGTTCAACCACAGGTCAACTAGCAATAAACTATTATTAACCACATTGTTATCATACAGAGGCATGATGGGGCAGTGTGTGGGAGGACAGTGACCAGGAGGACAGTGACCAAGAGGACAGTGACCAGGAGGACAGTGACCAGGAGGACAGTGACCAAGAGGACAGTGACCAGGAGGACAGTGACCAGGAGGACAGTGACCAAGAGGACAGTGACCAGGAGGACAGTGACCAGGAGGACAGTGACCAGGAGGACAGTGACCAGGAGGACAGTGACCAGGAGGACAGTGACCAGGAGGACAGTGACCAGGAGGACAGTGACCAGGAGGACAGGTGGGGTGAGCGCTCACCTGAGAGGCCCCCGGGATGGTGGGGCCGGGGGTGATGGGCTGGGCCATGAGGTCATAGTCGTTACCGGAAGACCCAGCAGCCACGTACGAGTAAGAGCCCCTCGCAAACGGGTCGGCACGCCAACGAGTCACCACCGTCTCCTTaggctgccatggcaacaagcacacacatacacgttgttGAGTTTCCATGTGGATGTGACTGCCCAGAAAACATAAGCTGTTATAGATTTCCAGAGCAGACCGAGATGCATGCGATTTCATTCTGTaggaaatgcagctgaatgATTGATGTGACTGGTGGTTTGGGATGGGACTCCAGAATGTGGGTAGTGGGCACACGCATGCAAGGGGGCAGAGAAAAGCACCCACGCTTGTCACATGCTTGCACACAAGACTACATGATGCCcacgtgcgtgcacacacacacacacacacagtcacagcatACCTGAGGTACCGCGCTGCTTCCGAAGATGCCTTTCAGGATGGCGAGGCAACGCCCCACGATGACATCATCACTGATGTTCTCCATGATGCCTGCTGCCTCCCCCGCCATCAGAGCCAGCAGGATGGGTGCTGGGAAGGGACAAAAAGCACACAAGTAAAATATGTGGTCAGTTTGTGCCTAACCTTTAACCTGACACGTGAACCAGTGCAGGAATGATCCTCACCTTTGTAGAGGTTCCAGAAGAGGAAGAGCTCCCCCCGGCTGGCCGTGGTGCTGCCCACGTGGCCAAACAAGTTCACACTGGGGTCCCAGAAGACCCGGTCGAAACACAGCACCACCTACAGGCAGGAGGAACATACAGCAGCCGGATCGTAAGACAAGTGAACATCAGGCTCTGGCGCCTTGCAGGGGTCCTACCTGCCTTACATCAAATGTAAGGACTCTTCAATGACTTTCTAATCCTGTTTTAATATCACTTTAGCTATGGAGAGCACACAAAAAGCACTGCCATTTAGGTGAGCTGGAAGGAGAGGTCAGGTTGTGTTATAACCTCTGTGTGATTATGGTCCTGAAGCAGAGGGCCCTCTGCTGGTTAGAACATGGAACACACAGGTCACATTGCATAATAATGCAGCATTCTGTCAGCTGCAGCAGCACTAGGAGATAAAAACACACTGCAGTGAATGATACTCagccaggaagagagggggtgggggtcagagagagagaggttgtggggggagagagagagggagaacaaaaAATAGAGGTAGGATGAGGTAGAGATGGCTCTAATCTGATTACTAACACATTGCCAAATCACTAAACAACATGCTCTCAAACTCCctctccattcatccctcccctctttccctccctccagatgaTGTAAAACAGAGAGTGGAGCTACCATCCTCGGGGCTATTTCAGGAAGAGGTAACCTTGTTCTGTGGACCGAACACTGGTTTATGGTTCCTGCCGCGTTTGCGTGTGCATCTAATGatgggagtctgtgtgtgtgtgtgtgtgtgtgtgggtgtgtgtgtgtgtgtggtgccatgAGCTCATTTGGAAAGTGCATCCACTTCTAGAGTGGACTGATGTGAAGGTTGGGCTCCCAGCTCAAGGACAATGCCGCAGCAAGGACATCTACGATGAGCAGACCCAGGGCGTCCTCGACACAGCAGCCAATCAAATCCTTatctctccagagagagagagagagagagagagagaaagagagagagacactcacagacagagaaagaaaacgagtgggagacaaagagagaatgtgacagagagagattgagggggtGGAAGTGAGAGTGAACGAGAGAACGAGAAAATGTAAGGGAGAGTGGGGgcggtgttagagagagagagagagagagagagggagagccagagcaggagagaatgagagctatagagagagcgggagagagagcgtcCGGTGTACCTTGTTGAGGTTGCCGAAGCCCATCCTCTGGATGGCGGCGGTCTTCCactcggggagggggggcacgAACTGCACGGCGGGGGGCTGCTGCTTCATCACCCCCAGGGGGAGGGTGCACAGCACGGCGTCACACTTGTAGATGAACGTCTGGGTGGTGGAGCGCGTGTTCACGGCGATCACCTCacatcctgggagaggacggaCACAGGAGAGGGGTAGGGGACGGAGAAAGGGGCGGAAAGAGAGATATGCGAAACTGAAGAATTACATTCCGAGATTTGGGGGATTTTTTAGGAATGTTTTAGAATTTTTTTTCTAGAATCCATGTATTACATGTTTCGATATTTGTATATCATATAAAAGATATACTTCATTTTCGTATCTGAAATATTCGTATTTTCTATGTTCTGCCCAATATATCCGTGGCAGGCCCCAGGGCCCAGCAAGCCCCAGCTGCAGGGAGGAGTGTGTTCCTACCGGAGGCCGTGTAGCGGACCTGGCGCACCGCCGTGTTGAGCTTGATGTCCAGGCCCTCGGCCAGGGCCACGGGCACGCACGAGTAGCCGTTCCTCACCGTCAGGTGGCTGCCCGTGAACTCAAAGTCATCGTCCTGGAGAGGGAGCGGTCAGAGACAAAACCTCAGTGCACGGATCCGCACAAGACGCGGTGTGAGGGGTTTCGCTGTTGGATCGACACGTGTATTTAATGTACTGTGCCGTCATGCCTGGGTGGGTGGTGcccaggggaggagacaggggatgTAAGCCAGAGATCTGGAGGCTGCTTCCTGGAGGCTGCTAGTGTACAGTGACCTAGATAAGCTACTAAGTTGCTGTCCTCTGTTTGCTCAGGCTGTGAGTCTTCATGTTGACATAGCATTACAAAGGTGGTGGTTCGAATGTTGACTGAATAAAGGATAGCTTGACGGGGAACCTTTACACACTTGGTGTGCTCATTACATCTAGCACCTTGGCAATACATTGTCAGGTACATattacacacagcacagaaccTATGAGACCGTTTTAAAGATGTTTGTATGAGGGTCACGGTGTGGGTGGGGGCCTACCTGGTCCCAGTGTATGAGGGTCACGGTGTGGGTGGGGGCCTACCTGGTCCCAGTGTTTGAGTGACAGAGTGGACAGAGGCGTGGCGTTGGCAAACTCCAGGTTGGCAAAGTGCCAGTCGAGGATCTGCCTGTCCCTGGACGACAGGTACACATCACTGCGGAGGGAAcgcggagggagagaaacaaagtCAAAACAAGTGTGGTGggtatcggggggggggggggttgctgatGCTGGTGTTACCTGGGCGGGTTGGCCTCCAGTTCCTGCAGCTTCTCCTCCAGTTTCACCTGCATCTCCACCAGCTCGTCGTACTCCTGCAgaggggagaacagagaggtCCTGGGGTCAGCTGGACGACCCAGCGGAGCGGGGCCGGGAGGAGGGCTGACTCGCCTGGCCCACTGTGGCTCCACCTAGCCCTGCAGACAGCTGAGACAGCTACTCAagtcctcacacgcacacacacactaaccctgacgGGAAACCCACAGCCCTAAGCTACGGCTTCCctgatctgacacacacacacacacacacacacagactagacacacacacagctcccagaCAGGGCCTGAGTCTCTTCACATGGTCACCGACCACAAGGCAGCACCATGTCAGACACCAGCTGTGCTTAAGCTGCTTGCCGGCCTTCACTACAGACAGTATAGTgatgcatcagtgtgtgtgtctcagttaatagcatgcatgtgcacacaacTATCCTTCGAAGCCAGCTCCCACTCTACTGGTTGACTCTTACAGAGTAAGTAAATATTGCAtccatttctgtattttctgcagtAGAATTCACCAGCTGCTCTTTGTTAGTGCTGATTCTCTGGAGGACTTTGTCATAGAAAAACACCTCAATAATCACCCGAACTGGGTTCAGTTCTGGTGtgattcaaaacacacacattcagtaatAACCATAACACTTCAAATTGAATCACACGCTAGTTTGGGCTCTTATTGCCCTGGCTAACACGTCAACCACGAATTCAACCATGGTGGAGTCCACTGTCTCTCCCTGGGTCTCAGGGCCTGGGGAAGCAGGGGGTGGGGTCGGGGGGGTTGGTGGTTAGAGAATCCCACATCCAGGAGAACCAAGTTTTGTTTTGGAAAAACTAAGCAAGAAAATGTCAGTACATCCGTGTAATGTGTGGTTGTAACTGCTCGCAGCATGAAGACGTTTTTATGGGAAACCAAACAAGGTGATGAGGCCTCTCGTTCCGTTTTCCTCCTGGTCGTTACAAACCGTTTCACTGAGAACATTGTGACTCTGCATATCTCACTCTTTCCAGCCCACCCTGTCaacctcttcccctccatccttctcttatTCACATTCTTCCGACTATATCTACGTATTCCACTCCGTCCCTACGTCCTGTCATCGACCCGTGAGGGAGGGTAATGACAGGAAGTAGGCATGGGTAAGAGTGAGATACCCTAATGTGTGAGGGGAGGTTTGACAGCGGTTGAGTTGCGGTCACCTTGCAGAGGGCGGTCAGGTCGCGGTGCTTGCTCTTGACCAGGAACTCTGCGGTGATGTCTCGGGGGGGCTTGACCTCGCTGGCCTCCTTATACTGCTGATGcagctccttcactctctccttagTGGTCACCAtctgacagagaaagggagggaggggaaacggAGAGAGATCAAGGGGATGGTGGTCAGTAACGAGTGTATCCACCACGTGGCTGGTCCAGAAGTCCAGGCTGTGTccgagggtcagaggtcatggtcACCTTGTTCAGCAGCTCTTTCAGGTCCTCCTGGGTCTTTACTATCTTCTTCCAGTGCTCGATCTGCTCGTCCTTCACATGTTTCTCTTGCAGCCTGCACACCAGCGGTTTGATCAGACATCAGATAACAAACAATGACCATGGattggtctctctgtgtgtgtgtgtgtttgtaccccccccgtcccccccgtcgtCAAACTTACTGTATGACCACCTCCAGGGCCTGGCCCAGGGAGACAGGCTTGTTGTTGAGGAAGTTGAAGTCCAGCTGGTGGCTGAGATAGGAGGTAGCCTCCAGCAGTCGGTTAAACTCCTGCTCCACCATCTCATCCTTCTCCTTGGGCACCTGCACAGCCCGGGCAACGCGGTGAGATAGAAAACAAGCGCACCAATGGCTGTCAGTCTTAACCTAGCACCATGCTCTCTTCATGCTCTACCAACCTGCACTTCACACTTTATATCTTGAGCCATGCTAAGCAGAGCCAAGCTAACACCAAGAAATAGCAGAGCCCTAATAGATTAGACCAGTTTGTCTGTGAGGGTTTTGGTTGGCTATACCTGTAATATACCATACATTTAACTAATAAAAGTACCTCATATGCATTATATACAGTGTCAAATGCTGTGCAATTGATAGAATGAGAAACATGTAAAGTATGACGTAAATAAACCAATACATACACTTGTGCATCGTTCACCCTTTAGAAGTAGCAGCAGGGGTAGGGGAGtgatgcagagagaggagagaacattaGGCAAGCACGTAAACAGAAACATAACTCAGAGACACAGGTTTACACAATGCAAACAagcaaacaataacaataggctTGATTCAATTAGCTTTTTCCTGTGGGGAGAAAccagttgcatgtgtgtgtgtaaccccgcCGCTGTCGACTAGCCTTCAAGCTCGATGGAGAAGGCCGGAGAGTGACCCCAAACATCCTCCCAGTGTTTATTCCAACTGTAATGGAATTAAGAAGCTGCTCCGGTCtgagctggggagaggaggggtgggggggcgcgGCTGCTATCGATGACACGCTAGGCCAAGCGGCTAACTGAACCCTCCCTCCATTTTGTGCGGAGCAGGAAACCCCAGCAGGACTGAGGGCGGACAGGCATGAACAGGCCCAGAGACGCGCCACGTCTGCTGCAGGATATCTCTACATCTCCAGCTGGAGGTCAACAGCACACAGGGGCTGGTTCACTCAGAACAAAGGCGGGCCAGGCCTCAGAGCTGCATTCAGATCATGCAAATATATTGTAGCGACTATGCATAAAATGATCTGCTAAATCaattatgtaaaaaaaacaaaaaaaacattattgttaTCATTTCCATTTATATTTTCCTCTCCGGAATGATAAGGACGGCTGTGTCTGATTCCTCCTGTGTGGCTGGTTGGTTACACATTGTGATTAGTAGACAATTAGCAGATTCACCTGCGATGCAAACAAATACCTCGCTAGTGCAACTAATCATTTCAAGATGCTCACTCATCTTCCTCATCAGATACACTCAATCGCCGTGCTTTTGGGGTTCATTCAGATAGGGGCTCGTTCACAGACCCACACTCTGGATGTTCACAACCCCAGGGCCAACACCAACAGTCCTTAAGATGCTGCACGCAGATACACTTTAAAGGGATCTTGTAGCAGGGTCTATGGAGCCCACATATCAGTGTTTATGGTGATCTTGTAGCAGGGTCTATGGGGCCCACATATCAGTGTTTATGGTGATCTTGTAGCAGGGTCTATGGGGCCCACATATCAGTGTTTATGGTGATCTTGTAGCAGGGTCTATGGGGCCCACATATCAGTGTTTATGGTGATCTTGTAGCAGGGTCTATGGGGCCCACATATCAGTGTTTATGGTGATCTTGTAGCAGGGTCTATGGAGCCCACATATCAGTGTTTATGGTGATCTTGTAGCAGGGTCTATGGGGCCCACATATCAGTGTTTATGGTGATCTTGTAGCAGGGTCTATGGAGCCCACATATCAGTGTTTATGGTGATCTTGTAGCAGGGTCTATGGAGCCCACATATCAGTGTTTATGGTGATCTTGTAGCAGGGTCTATGGGGCCCACATATCAGTGTTTATGGTGATCTTGTAGCAGGGTCTATGGAGCCCACATATCAGTGTTTATGGTGATCTTGTAGCAGGGTCTATGGAGCCCACATATCAGTGTTTATGGTGATCTTGTAGCAGGGTCTATGGGGCCCACATATCAGTGTTTATGGTGATCTTGTAGCAGGGTCTATGGGGCCCACATATCAGTGTTTATGGTGATCTTGTAGCAGGGTCTATGGGGCTACAACAGTGTCGGTGTGGCCTGTACTTACGGCCTGCCCGTTGGCTTCATACAGTGGGCACTTCTGCTTGATCTTAGCCAGCTCCATGTTAACCTGCTTACTGACCACAGCCATGGGGTTTcctcctgaaaacacacacaccacagtgagagaaaacacaacacacaggctGACAGCAATGTAGCATATGTGTCTGACAGCTGATTTGCATGGGGTGATTTTAAATCACAACTGGATTTATGGGGGccaacactgccccctgctggtcagaAGCAGGAAActgggtctgagtgtgtgtcttacccAGTCCAGTTACCACCATGGCCCCCAAGTCCGCCACGTAGTTGCCCTTTCGGAATGTCGCCACCCTCCCTCCGACACGATCCTGTCAGGGTGAAACACGCACGTCATGTTGTCACTGAGACTCTATGTGAGCGGAGGTCATTCGGTTACCTTCAACTTAGTTATGTCCATTAAATTCCTATAAAACATCCCAATGATACTACATGTCCGATCCACAAGTCCAGCATGATGCTGTATAATATCCAATGCCTCACTAGACTTTACTTTCAAGTAGACGTTTTTTGTTATGTTAATAAAGTTTTGTATTGTATTCTATGGTGCATCATCTcctcaccctggcctccagcACAGTAACATCCATCCCAAAGCTCTGCAGCTGTCTGGCTGCAGCCAGGCCAGACACACCTCCTCCAATGATAATCACTTTCCCTGTCTTCTTGGCTGCAGAAAGGAGGTGGGCACAATGATGAGAATATAAAATCACACGAATATTCCATCTTTAAACCAGGCTGGTCTAGTTTGAAGGACGACTTGTATAGGCAATGTACTGACATGACATACAAATGTAATTATTGTTTAAACTCACTTGGTAAAGGCTTGACTCTCTTATAGATGCCAAAGTTGATGAGACCGTGTCTCTCCAGGTAGCTGTGTATCCTGTGAACCAGTACTGTATCACCTTGGAGGGGCACACGGAACAGATTTATAGTTCTGGACCGATGAATTGTTTTTAAAGTCCTATGATTATGGTACTTGCCACGTAGGACAGTAGTCCCGACAACTGAGTTGGGTtacaaaatgtatcagaaataACAGGACCGCGTGGGAGTCAGGCTGCTATCATGCAGCGTCTTTTCTCCACTGAAGGCTGTGAATGTTGGACTCACTGTTGTAGGGGGCTTCAAGTTGCTGTAGCGTAGCCTCGAATGTCAGTTGGATCTTGGGGTTGTCAAGCCAAAGCTGGAGCTGGAACACAGTAAACATAACCACAGGTTTGAACAGAAGCAGAGCTCTTGgtgtgtgaccgtgtgagagagagaatgtgagagtgtgtgtgtgtgtgtgacagagactgataatgagagtgtgtgtgtgtgcatcctcaCCGTGCGGTTGCGGATGTACAGGAAAACCTTCTGAGTCTGCTGGGGGCCGCTGATGATGTCAGGGAAGCAGGCGGCCTCCTGGGAGGTCATGCGGTCGTGGGGGAGTCGGCTCTGAAAGGCGGCCCCCtcaacacctgaacacacacacacacacacacaacctttaaTGTACGCATGAGACAAGACCCTTTATATGCATTTCCTCAGGTGTTTCTACTCAAACAGGTTatgtccctgtcaccctgtcatcctgcctgcctgcctgtcacccACTCTGACCTGAAGGCTCCTCAGGCTCGCTGTCattgtcctcctccaccagaggtgggggaggagggatgacttGTTTGCGCTCCTTCTCGGCTTTggcgttcctctcctcctctgagtaGTATTCGTCCTCAGACAGGTTAGCCAGGCTTTCGTCCATCTCGCGGTACTCCACCTGCAATAATAAGCACAATAAAAGCGCCATTAAAACCTCGTTCTGGCTCAGCTGGGTGGAGGTCCATGGTGGAGCTCCCTCTGCTTCCCTGACGGAGGTGGGCGGGTGGTGCTTCACTGAGGATGACAGGCCCCAGACTCTTGAACACCTAGGACCGGGTGAGGAAAACTCAGAGAATCATCATATTACACAATTCCCTATGATGCAAGTGTGAAATAAATCTTATGTCAATGAATTATCCTGTTCCAAGTGTTTAGGTAGCAAGATATAAATCCAGGGCAAACTGACACACGTAAGAACGTTGTACTCAACACACAACACTGACAACATGTAAACTAACTTGATCATCAATCCTACATCCTCCTGACCTTTTTGTCCTGTGCTCTTGA
The Osmerus mordax isolate fOsmMor3 chromosome 9, fOsmMor3.pri, whole genome shotgun sequence genome window above contains:
- the kdm1a gene encoding lysine-specific histone demethylase 1A isoform X5, encoding MDITRCSEKWVKQDKERPLSSSMMLASKKSDPGSSSSSSSSVAGAERAPDAQASSTQTGPPPSAPGPMDVKKKERASPSGEQGGPPLPHPPGPGGVDQDAAEVRRTSRRKRAKVEYREMDESLANLSEDEYYSEEERNAKAEKERKQVIPPPPPLVEEDNDSEPEEPSGVEGAAFQSRLPHDRMTSQEAACFPDIISGPQQTQKVFLYIRNRTLQLWLDNPKIQLTFEATLQQLEAPYNSDTVLVHRIHSYLERHGLINFGIYKRVKPLPTKKTGKVIIIGGGVSGLAAARQLQSFGMDVTVLEARDRVGGRVATFRKGNYVADLGAMVVTGLGGNPMAVVSKQVNMELAKIKQKCPLYEANGQAVPKEKDEMVEQEFNRLLEATSYLSHQLDFNFLNNKPVSLGQALEVVIQLQEKHVKDEQIEHWKKIVKTQEDLKELLNKMVTTKERVKELHQQYKEASEVKPPRDITAEFLVKSKHRDLTALCKEYDELVEMQVKLEEKLQELEANPPSDVYLSSRDRQILDWHFANLEFANATPLSTLSLKHWDQDDDFEFTGSHLTVRNGYSCVPVALAEGLDIKLNTAVRQVRYTASGCEVIAVNTRSTTQTFIYKCDAVLCTLPLGVMKQQPPAVQFVPPLPEWKTAAIQRMGFGNLNKVVLCFDRVFWDPSVNLFGHVGSTTASRGELFLFWNLYKAPILLALMAGEAAGIMENISDDVIVGRCLAILKGIFGSSAVPQPKETVVTRWRADPFARGSYSYVAAGSSGNDYDLMAQPITPGPTIPGASQPVPRLFFAGEHTIRNYPATVHGALLSGLREAGRIADQFLGAMYTLPRQATPAANPQAQPSPSV
- the kdm1a gene encoding lysine-specific histone demethylase 1A isoform X4 — its product is MDITRCSEKWVKQDKERPLSSSMMLASKKSDPGSSSSSSSSVAGAERAPDAQASSTQTGPPPSAPGPMDVKKKERASPSGEQGGPPLPHPPGPGGVDQDAAEVRRTSRRKRAKQVEYREMDESLANLSEDEYYSEEERNAKAEKERKQVIPPPPPLVEEDNDSEPEEPSGVEGAAFQSRLPHDRMTSQEAACFPDIISGPQQTQKVFLYIRNRTLQLWLDNPKIQLTFEATLQQLEAPYNSDTVLVHRIHSYLERHGLINFGIYKRVKPLPTKKTGKVIIIGGGVSGLAAARQLQSFGMDVTVLEARDRVGGRVATFRKGNYVADLGAMVVTGLGGNPMAVVSKQVNMELAKIKQKCPLYEANGQAVPKEKDEMVEQEFNRLLEATSYLSHQLDFNFLNNKPVSLGQALEVVIQLQEKHVKDEQIEHWKKIVKTQEDLKELLNKMVTTKERVKELHQQYKEASEVKPPRDITAEFLVKSKHRDLTALCKEYDELVEMQVKLEEKLQELEANPPSDVYLSSRDRQILDWHFANLEFANATPLSTLSLKHWDQDDDFEFTGSHLTVRNGYSCVPVALAEGLDIKLNTAVRQVRYTASGCEVIAVNTRSTTQTFIYKCDAVLCTLPLGVMKQQPPAVQFVPPLPEWKTAAIQRMGFGNLNKVVLCFDRVFWDPSVNLFGHVGSTTASRGELFLFWNLYKAPILLALMAGEAAGIMENISDDVIVGRCLAILKGIFGSSAVPQPKETVVTRWRADPFARGSYSYVAAGSSGNDYDLMAQPITPGPTIPGASQPVPRLFFAGEHTIRNYPATVHGALLSGLREAGRIADQFLGAMYTLPRQATPAANPQAQPSPSV